One Oceanithermus desulfurans DNA segment encodes these proteins:
- a CDS encoding sugar phosphorylase: protein MARLTEHLAFLYGPAAAERWAPVFAERIERFARAHPALARGPRALATSPAEAWLITYGDQVTREGEAPLATLARFMDRWLAPEFSGVHLLPIYPYSSDDGFSVIDYRAVDPRLGGWDHVRALAERYALMLDAVINHASAESAWFQGFLRCEEPYHRYFLVPPEDWDLSRVVRPRTTRLLTTFATACGRKKVWTTFSADQVDLNYREPEVLLEVLDLLLFYAAHGARRLRLDAVGFVWKEPGTTCLNLPQTHEVVKLFRTALDAAAPEVALVTETNVPHAENVAYFGNGEDEAQLVYNFALPPLVLHTFARGDARVLARWAAGLELPGPKAAFLNFLASHDGVGLRPVEGILPPEEVAFLVERTLAHGGEVSYRDTPAGPAPYELNTTWYDALNPPGTPEALGVRRLLASHAIMLALAGLPAVYVHALFGTPNWREGYEKSGEKRKLNRRKFREAEVEAWLADPGSRARRILDGLKARLALRAERPAFHPAAPQRVRDLGAGVFAVERGTDEERVLVAVNVTGAPQPLALEEGWRDARTSAPAASTLVLEPYADLWLTRGDT from the coding sequence GTGGCCCGCCTAACCGAACACCTCGCCTTTCTCTACGGACCGGCGGCCGCGGAGCGCTGGGCGCCCGTCTTCGCGGAGCGCATCGAACGTTTCGCCCGTGCCCACCCGGCGCTCGCCCGCGGGCCGCGGGCGCTCGCCACCTCGCCCGCCGAGGCCTGGCTCATCACTTACGGCGACCAGGTCACCCGCGAGGGCGAGGCCCCCCTGGCCACGCTGGCGCGCTTCATGGATCGCTGGCTCGCGCCCGAGTTTAGCGGCGTGCACCTGCTGCCCATCTACCCCTACTCGTCCGACGACGGCTTCTCGGTCATCGACTACCGCGCGGTGGACCCGCGCCTGGGCGGCTGGGACCACGTGCGGGCGCTGGCGGAGCGCTACGCGCTGATGCTCGACGCGGTGATCAACCACGCCTCGGCGGAAAGCGCCTGGTTCCAGGGCTTTTTGCGCTGCGAAGAGCCCTACCACCGCTACTTCCTCGTGCCCCCGGAGGACTGGGACCTGAGCCGGGTGGTGCGCCCGCGCACCACCCGGCTGCTCACCACGTTCGCTACCGCCTGCGGCCGCAAGAAGGTCTGGACCACCTTCTCGGCCGACCAGGTGGACCTCAACTACCGCGAGCCCGAGGTGCTGCTCGAAGTGCTCGACCTGCTGCTCTTCTACGCCGCCCACGGCGCGCGGCGGCTGCGCCTCGACGCGGTGGGCTTCGTCTGGAAGGAGCCGGGAACGACCTGCCTGAACCTGCCCCAGACCCACGAGGTGGTGAAGCTCTTCCGCACCGCGCTCGACGCCGCGGCGCCCGAGGTGGCCCTCGTCACCGAGACCAACGTGCCCCACGCCGAGAACGTGGCCTACTTCGGAAACGGCGAGGACGAGGCCCAGCTGGTCTACAACTTCGCGCTGCCGCCGCTGGTGCTCCACACCTTCGCCCGCGGCGACGCCCGGGTGCTGGCGCGCTGGGCCGCGGGGCTCGAGCTCCCCGGCCCCAAGGCGGCCTTCCTCAACTTCCTGGCCAGCCACGACGGCGTAGGCCTGCGGCCGGTGGAGGGGATTTTGCCGCCCGAGGAGGTGGCCTTCCTGGTCGAGCGCACCCTCGCCCACGGGGGCGAAGTCAGCTACCGCGACACCCCCGCGGGCCCCGCCCCCTACGAGCTCAACACCACCTGGTACGACGCCCTCAACCCTCCCGGCACCCCCGAGGCGCTGGGGGTGCGGCGGCTGCTCGCCAGCCACGCGATCATGCTGGCGCTCGCGGGCCTGCCCGCGGTCTACGTGCACGCCCTCTTCGGCACCCCCAACTGGCGCGAAGGCTACGAGAAGAGCGGCGAGAAGCGCAAGCTCAACCGCCGCAAGTTCCGCGAGGCCGAGGTGGAGGCCTGGCTCGCCGACCCCGGCTCGCGCGCGCGCCGCATCCTGGATGGGTTGAAGGCGCGGCTGGCCCTGCGCGCCGAACGGCCCGCCTTCCACCCCGCCGCCCCGCAGCGGGTGCGCGACCTGGGCGCCGGCGTCTTCGCGGTGGAGCGCGGCACGGACGAGGAACGGGTGCTGGTGGCGGTCAACGTCACCGGCGCGCCCCAGCCGCTGGCGCTGGAAGAGGGTTGGCGCGACGCCCGCACGAGTGCGCCCGCAGCATCCACCCTCGTGCTCGAGCCCTACGCCGACCTCTGGCTCACGCGCGGCGATACCTGA
- a CDS encoding glycosyltransferase family 4 protein: MRVVMASTRLAGTDGVSLEAAKMREVLRAAGHEVWYLAGELDPDEEQGVLVPEMHFARPEVRAFTERAFAGEGHDPQLTREIEEAGVRLAARLEPVFEELRPELLVVQNAWAIPMHLPLALALWRLVQRRRLSAVSHNHDYPWERPRFARTHVRPLLDRYFPPDHAVVQLSINSIAQRELEERRGLDSLLLPNVMDYDRSPPGFDAFNADFRETLGIRPEQLLLLQPTRVIPRKRIELAVDLAAELAARDPVLLVSHAAGDEGQDYRRGLETYAAERRVDLRFASEYVAPRRRFAGQHKVYSLWDAYLHADFVTYPSRYEGFGNAMLEAVWMNKPLLIGRYPVYLADIRPKGFRFVEVEDRITPEVVAGVTRLLDDAELRQSVVEHNRALARRHFGYDALRKVTRTALEQAQARAKEVRWPA; the protein is encoded by the coding sequence GTGCGCGTCGTCATGGCGTCCACCCGTCTGGCGGGGACCGACGGGGTGAGCCTGGAGGCGGCCAAGATGCGCGAGGTGCTGCGGGCGGCGGGGCATGAAGTCTGGTACCTGGCGGGGGAGCTGGACCCTGACGAAGAACAAGGGGTGCTCGTGCCCGAGATGCACTTCGCCCGCCCGGAGGTACGCGCCTTCACCGAGCGCGCCTTCGCCGGTGAGGGGCACGACCCGCAGCTGACCCGCGAGATCGAGGAGGCCGGGGTGCGCCTCGCGGCGCGGCTCGAGCCGGTCTTCGAGGAGTTGCGCCCCGAGCTGCTGGTGGTGCAGAACGCCTGGGCCATCCCCATGCACCTGCCGCTGGCGCTGGCGCTGTGGCGGCTGGTGCAGCGCCGGCGCCTGTCGGCGGTGAGCCACAACCACGACTACCCCTGGGAACGCCCCCGCTTCGCCCGCACCCACGTGCGCCCGCTGCTGGACCGCTACTTCCCCCCCGACCACGCCGTCGTCCAGCTCTCCATCAACTCGATCGCGCAGCGGGAGCTCGAAGAGCGCCGCGGCCTCGACTCGCTGCTGCTGCCCAACGTGATGGACTACGACCGTTCGCCGCCGGGCTTCGACGCCTTCAACGCCGACTTCCGCGAGACCCTGGGCATCCGCCCAGAGCAGCTGCTCTTGCTGCAGCCGACGCGGGTGATCCCGCGCAAGCGCATCGAGCTGGCCGTGGACCTGGCCGCGGAGCTGGCGGCCCGGGACCCGGTGCTGCTCGTCAGCCACGCCGCCGGCGACGAGGGGCAGGACTACCGCCGCGGCCTCGAGACCTACGCCGCGGAACGCCGGGTGGACCTGCGCTTCGCGAGCGAGTACGTGGCCCCGCGCCGGCGCTTTGCCGGCCAGCACAAGGTCTACAGCCTCTGGGACGCCTACCTGCACGCCGACTTCGTGACCTATCCGAGCCGCTACGAGGGGTTCGGCAACGCCATGCTCGAGGCCGTCTGGATGAACAAGCCGCTGCTCATCGGGCGCTACCCCGTCTACCTGGCCGACATTCGCCCGAAGGGGTTCCGCTTCGTGGAGGTGGAGGACCGCATCACCCCCGAGGTGGTCGCCGGGGTGACGCGGCTGCTCGACGACGCCGAACTGCGCCAGAGCGTAGTGGAGCACAACCGCGCGCTGGCCCGCCGCCACTTCGGCTACGACGCCCTGCGCAAGGTGACGCGCACCGCGCTGGAGCAGGCGCAGGCGCGCGCGAAGGAGGTCCGGTGGCCCGCCTAA
- a CDS encoding carbohydrate ABC transporter permease, whose translation MALVLTLLVGLASALASLGSVSLLLVLWGGLKTVLPLDAALAGGLLLGALAWALARRERLRPPPMVLAGLGLGLVWALAAGGDPYRLGLAPFWNLLAPLVAGGFAGLATGYGLREVRLERPDSEAWELVGLRLLRGAAFLVFVFMVVFPFWAMVAASLKPRAEFLADPANLGLPLHVFSEGFWPGLKKMLVGYREVLVTFKFLRYIGNTAFVSVSTMFITLALAVLGAYAVARLEFRGRAVMERAILLTYMFPAIVLAIPLYTIFTQLGLRDNLIGLIIVYLAQTLPVALYMLRSYFETIPASLEEAGLIDGCSRFEVIWRITLPLALPALASVGLYVFMIAWNEFLFAFMFLDTPELFTLSRGMVGLNSQEVPRQFLMAGAVIVTVPIMILFFWFEKYLVGGLTAGGVKG comes from the coding sequence GTGGCGCTCGTGCTGACCCTCCTCGTCGGGCTGGCCTCGGCGCTCGCCAGCCTGGGCAGCGTCTCGCTGCTGCTCGTCCTCTGGGGCGGGCTCAAGACGGTCCTGCCGCTGGACGCCGCCCTCGCCGGCGGCCTGCTGCTGGGGGCGCTGGCCTGGGCGCTGGCGCGCCGCGAGCGGCTGCGGCCGCCGCCCATGGTCCTCGCCGGCCTTGGGCTGGGCCTCGTCTGGGCGCTGGCCGCGGGCGGCGACCCCTACCGGCTGGGTCTGGCGCCCTTCTGGAACCTGCTCGCCCCGCTGGTCGCCGGCGGTTTCGCCGGACTGGCCACGGGCTACGGGCTGCGCGAGGTGCGGCTCGAGCGACCCGACAGCGAGGCCTGGGAGCTGGTCGGCTTGCGCCTGCTCCGCGGCGCGGCCTTCCTGGTCTTCGTCTTCATGGTCGTCTTCCCCTTCTGGGCGATGGTCGCGGCCTCGCTCAAGCCCCGCGCCGAGTTCCTGGCCGACCCCGCCAACCTGGGGCTGCCGCTGCACGTCTTCTCGGAGGGCTTCTGGCCCGGCCTGAAGAAGATGCTCGTGGGCTACCGCGAGGTGCTCGTCACCTTCAAGTTCCTGCGCTACATCGGCAACACCGCCTTCGTCTCGGTCAGCACGATGTTCATCACCCTGGCGCTGGCGGTGCTGGGGGCCTACGCGGTGGCGCGGCTCGAGTTTCGCGGGCGCGCGGTCATGGAGCGGGCCATCCTGCTCACCTACATGTTCCCCGCGATCGTGCTCGCCATCCCGCTCTACACGATCTTCACCCAGCTGGGCCTGCGCGACAACCTCATCGGGTTGATCATCGTCTACCTGGCGCAGACGCTGCCCGTGGCCCTCTACATGCTGCGCAGCTACTTCGAGACCATCCCCGCGAGCCTCGAGGAGGCGGGGCTGATCGACGGCTGCAGCCGCTTCGAGGTGATCTGGCGCATCACCCTGCCGCTGGCGCTGCCGGCGCTGGCCTCGGTGGGGCTCTACGTCTTCATGATCGCCTGGAACGAGTTCCTCTTCGCCTTCATGTTCCTCGACACCCCCGAGCTCTTCACCCTCTCGCGCGGCATGGTGGGGCTCAACAGCCAGGAGGTGCCGCGGCAGTTCTTGATGGCGGGCGCGGTGATTGTTACCGTACCCATCATGATCCTCTTCTTCTGGTTCGAGAAGTACCTGGTGGGCGGCCTGACCGCGGGAGGGGTGAAGGGCTAA
- a CDS encoding carbohydrate ABC transporter permease produces the protein MQRGLKAREARLAFWMLLPTFSIVIAIVILPVIANFWIAFKPIQLGDLRPPRPAVRESVRSRPQAPGEALVVRYRVQNRTDNPITWARIEDALPPGLTPTELPQACRLQTAKIVCELPQGLEPKQTVNLTLRFTAGPAYFAAGAPYPRDTRPVVESKAPNPILARPFTLENFRVVLTDPDFWPMLKVTLAYTIFGTLLSILLGLFAAQLLSPPFAGRQVLRGLFLFPYVAPVIAVAFTWVFLLDPFAGTINALLLKYGFVHDPIPFLSQRYWPVQFFGLTVQLPLALTMVILFEGWRYFPFAFLFILARLQAIPGELYEAARVDGAGIWASFRFVTLPQVVGILATLFLLRFIWTFNKFDDIFLLTGGAAGTETITIKVYDFAFARANLGQGAAQAVILFAILALFLVVYFRYAPKGEV, from the coding sequence ATGCAACGAGGTCTCAAGGCGCGGGAAGCCCGGCTGGCGTTTTGGATGCTGCTGCCGACGTTCAGCATCGTCATCGCCATCGTCATCCTGCCGGTCATCGCCAACTTCTGGATCGCCTTCAAGCCCATCCAGCTGGGCGACCTGCGGCCCCCGCGGCCTGCGGTGCGCGAGTCGGTGCGGAGCCGGCCACAAGCGCCCGGCGAGGCGCTGGTGGTGCGCTACCGCGTTCAGAACCGCACCGACAATCCCATCACCTGGGCGCGCATCGAGGACGCGCTGCCCCCGGGCCTCACCCCCACCGAGCTGCCCCAGGCCTGCCGCTTGCAGACCGCGAAGATCGTTTGCGAGCTGCCCCAGGGGCTCGAGCCCAAGCAGACCGTCAACCTGACGCTCCGCTTCACCGCCGGCCCCGCCTACTTCGCAGCCGGCGCACCCTACCCCCGCGACACCCGTCCCGTGGTGGAGAGCAAGGCGCCCAACCCCATCCTGGCACGACCCTTCACCCTCGAAAACTTCCGCGTCGTCCTCACCGACCCCGACTTCTGGCCGATGCTGAAGGTGACGCTGGCCTACACGATCTTCGGCACCCTGCTCTCGATCCTGCTGGGCCTCTTCGCCGCCCAGCTGCTCTCGCCGCCCTTCGCGGGCCGCCAGGTGCTGCGCGGCCTCTTCCTTTTCCCCTATGTGGCTCCGGTGATCGCCGTGGCCTTCACCTGGGTCTTCCTGCTCGACCCCTTCGCCGGCACCATCAACGCCCTCTTATTAAAGTACGGGTTCGTACACGACCCGATCCCCTTCCTATCGCAAAGGTACTGGCCGGTGCAGTTCTTCGGCCTGACGGTGCAGCTGCCGCTGGCGCTCACCATGGTCATCCTCTTCGAGGGGTGGCGCTACTTCCCCTTCGCCTTCCTCTTCATCCTGGCCAGGCTGCAGGCCATCCCCGGCGAACTCTACGAGGCGGCGCGGGTGGACGGCGCGGGCATCTGGGCCAGCTTCCGCTTCGTCACCCTGCCGCAGGTGGTGGGCATCCTCGCCACCCTCTTCCTGCTGCGCTTCATCTGGACGTTCAACAAGTTCGACGACATCTTCCTGCTCACCGGCGGCGCGGCGGGTACCGAAACGATCACCATCAAGGTCTACGACTTCGCCTTCGCCCGGGCCAACCTGGGGCAGGGCGCCGCCCAGGCGGTGATCCTCTTCGCCATCCTGGCGCTCTTCCTGGTCGTCTACTTCCGCTATGCGCCCAAGGGGGAGGTGTGA
- a CDS encoding ABC transporter substrate-binding protein: MRKVWMVLFALALGSFGLAQSLVWWTTENQPKRMEVQRQIAAEFTAKTGIKVEVVPVEENQLSERITAAFAAGQLPDVIFHPLDYTVGWAAQGILDTEAATEVIRELGENTFAKGALELASYEGSYTAVPTDGWTQLIVYRKDLFKQKSLYPPKTFAAVLGGIEAFHNPPEMYGFVVATDPSQTYFQQVFEHIALANGVRLVDANGNITLNTPAMVHTLQFYKKLAEASPPGNLYWKQSRELYLAGKALQIVWSPFILDELAGLRDSVPVTAFGNPTSDELAKRTGFLAKLAGPDNPSGASYAQISYMGITVDADTANAKKFVKFLLTDGYLEWLSVAPEGKFPVRRGTPDDPQKFVNGWAKLPVGVDRKRPLGDIYPPEVIKTILEGLDVADRWGFRAGYGELVSKLYGEKTIPKIVRRYLDGELTAEQAAAEMQKAVEALK, from the coding sequence ATGAGAAAAGTCTGGATGGTGCTGTTCGCATTGGCGCTGGGAAGCTTTGGCCTCGCGCAGAGCTTGGTCTGGTGGACGACGGAGAACCAGCCCAAGCGCATGGAGGTGCAGCGGCAGATCGCCGCCGAATTCACCGCCAAGACCGGGATCAAGGTCGAGGTCGTGCCCGTCGAGGAAAACCAGCTATCCGAGCGCATTACCGCAGCCTTCGCCGCCGGGCAGCTGCCCGACGTGATCTTCCACCCGCTCGACTACACCGTGGGCTGGGCCGCCCAGGGCATCCTCGACACCGAGGCGGCCACCGAGGTGATCCGCGAGCTCGGTGAGAACACCTTCGCCAAGGGGGCGCTCGAGCTGGCCAGTTACGAGGGCAGCTACACCGCGGTGCCGACCGACGGCTGGACCCAGCTGATCGTCTACCGCAAGGACCTCTTCAAGCAGAAGAGCCTCTACCCGCCCAAGACCTTCGCGGCGGTGCTGGGCGGTATCGAAGCCTTCCACAACCCGCCCGAGATGTACGGCTTCGTGGTCGCCACCGACCCCAGCCAGACCTACTTCCAGCAGGTCTTCGAGCACATCGCCCTGGCCAACGGGGTGCGCCTGGTGGACGCGAACGGGAACATCACCCTGAACACCCCGGCGATGGTGCACACCCTGCAGTTCTACAAGAAGCTCGCCGAGGCCTCGCCCCCGGGCAACCTCTACTGGAAGCAGTCGCGTGAGCTCTACCTGGCAGGCAAGGCGCTGCAGATTGTCTGGTCGCCCTTCATCCTCGACGAGCTGGCGGGCCTGCGCGACTCGGTCCCGGTGACGGCCTTCGGCAACCCGACCTCGGACGAGCTGGCCAAGCGCACCGGCTTCCTGGCCAAGCTGGCCGGCCCCGACAACCCCAGCGGCGCCAGCTACGCCCAGATCAGCTACATGGGCATCACCGTGGACGCCGACACCGCCAACGCCAAGAAGTTCGTCAAGTTCCTGCTCACCGACGGCTACCTCGAGTGGCTCTCGGTCGCGCCGGAAGGCAAGTTCCCGGTGCGCCGCGGCACCCCGGACGACCCGCAGAAGTTCGTGAACGGCTGGGCCAAGCTGCCCGTGGGCGTGGACCGCAAGCGCCCGCTGGGTGACATCTACCCGCCCGAGGTCATCAAGACGATCCTCGAAGGCCTCGACGTCGCCGACCGCTGGGGCTTCCGTGCCGGTTACGGCGAGCTGGTCAGCAAGCTCTACGGCGAGAAGACGATCCCCAAGATCGTGCGCCGCTACCTGGACGGCGAGCTGACCGCCGAACAGGCGGCCGCGGAGATGCAGAAAGCCGTCGAAGCACTCAAGTAG
- a CDS encoding LacI family DNA-binding transcriptional regulator, which produces MTIYEVADAAGVSVATVSRALNGGRVAPSTRERVLQVAGRLGFSPSPAARVLATGKSRAIGVVIPDATGPLYGRMLRGIGLELTQAGYTYLVESSERDPGREGQVLRDLSARDVEALVLIGSGLGPQALAAMQGELPALVLVEREGAELAAPMVTIDNESAAERATRYLIEHGHERIAHISGPRRAGRERLAGWRRALAAHGLAPGPVEDGGFTEAGGYRAAKALIGQGGFSAVFVASDRMALGAYRAFREAGLRVGADVSVVGFDGLEFGAYLDPPLSTLRQPAQQLGQAAARAALAVTRGERPENVVLSCELVPRASVMEYGGGL; this is translated from the coding sequence GTGACGATCTACGAGGTGGCGGACGCGGCCGGGGTCTCCGTGGCCACGGTTTCGCGGGCCCTCAACGGCGGTCGCGTCGCCCCCTCCACCCGCGAGCGGGTGCTGCAGGTCGCGGGCCGCCTGGGCTTCTCCCCCAGCCCCGCGGCGCGGGTGCTGGCGACCGGCAAGAGCCGCGCCATCGGCGTGGTCATTCCCGACGCCACCGGCCCGCTCTACGGCCGCATGCTCCGCGGCATCGGGCTCGAGCTCACCCAGGCGGGCTACACCTACCTGGTCGAGAGCTCGGAGCGCGACCCCGGCCGCGAAGGGCAGGTGCTGCGCGACCTCTCCGCCCGCGACGTCGAAGCGCTCGTCCTCATCGGCTCGGGCCTGGGGCCCCAGGCGCTGGCGGCGATGCAGGGCGAGCTGCCCGCGCTGGTGCTCGTCGAGCGCGAGGGCGCGGAGCTGGCCGCGCCCATGGTCACGATCGACAACGAGTCGGCCGCCGAGCGGGCGACGCGCTACCTGATCGAGCACGGCCACGAACGCATCGCCCACATCTCCGGCCCCCGCCGCGCCGGCCGCGAACGCCTCGCCGGCTGGCGACGGGCGCTGGCGGCCCACGGCCTCGCCCCCGGTCCGGTGGAGGACGGCGGCTTCACCGAGGCCGGCGGTTACCGCGCCGCGAAGGCGCTGATCGGGCAGGGCGGCTTCTCGGCCGTCTTCGTCGCCAGCGACCGCATGGCGCTGGGCGCCTACCGCGCCTTCCGCGAAGCGGGGCTGCGGGTGGGCGCCGACGTGAGCGTCGTCGGCTTCGACGGGCTCGAGTTCGGCGCCTACCTGGATCCGCCGCTTTCGACGCTGCGCCAGCCGGCGCAGCAGCTGGGCCAGGCCGCCGCGCGCGCGGCGCTGGCCGTCACCCGGGGCGAGCGCCCCGAAAACGTGGTGCTGTCGTGCGAGCTGGTACCTCGCGCGTCGGTAATGGAATACGGAGGTGGGCTATGA
- a CDS encoding glycerate kinase type-2 family protein produces the protein MRNLLETSFRTALEATDPARRVAAEAGRLDPPPTAVLAVGKAAGPMLAGLERAGLRLPGFGVTRYGHGVPLEHYELLEAGHPVPDDASVRAAERALELARSLDPDDHLLVLVSGGGSALWCAPWGLELEELQRLNRALLASGATIAEINAVRKHLSRIKGGRLAQATRSRVTAWLVSDVPGDDVSTIASGPTAPDPTTFADALAVLERYRIEAPAARAHLERGAAGELLETPKPGDPLFARVTNRILLANADLLRAVADFWTGEGWRVHVLSDRFEGEARELARFHAALVGSARAHGFPDRPPFVLASGGEASVTVRGTGRGGRNQAFLAWLAHFLGPEGAWALAADSDGIDGNSNAAGAVLRPDTLARAAELDLDLRAHLSRDDSHGFFDALGDLVVTGPTHNNLNDLRVLVVGA, from the coding sequence ATGCGCAACCTGTTGGAAACCTCGTTTCGTACGGCCCTCGAGGCCACCGATCCGGCGCGCCGGGTGGCCGCGGAGGCGGGCCGGCTCGACCCGCCGCCCACCGCGGTGCTGGCCGTGGGCAAGGCGGCCGGTCCGATGCTCGCGGGGCTCGAGCGCGCCGGGTTGCGCCTGCCCGGCTTCGGCGTCACCCGCTACGGCCACGGGGTGCCGCTCGAGCACTACGAGCTGCTGGAGGCGGGGCATCCCGTACCCGACGACGCGAGCGTGCGGGCCGCCGAGCGAGCGCTGGAGCTGGCGCGGTCGCTGGATCCCGATGACCACCTGCTCGTCCTCGTCTCCGGAGGGGGCAGCGCGCTGTGGTGCGCCCCCTGGGGGCTCGAACTCGAGGAGCTGCAACGGCTGAACCGCGCCCTCCTGGCCTCGGGGGCGACCATCGCGGAGATCAACGCCGTGCGCAAGCACCTCTCGCGCATCAAGGGCGGACGGCTGGCCCAGGCCACCCGCTCCCGGGTAACCGCCTGGCTCGTCTCCGACGTCCCCGGCGACGACGTCAGCACCATCGCCTCGGGGCCCACGGCGCCCGACCCCACGACCTTCGCAGATGCCCTGGCGGTGCTCGAGCGCTACCGCATCGAAGCCCCCGCCGCCCGCGCCCACCTGGAGCGCGGCGCCGCCGGCGAGCTGCTCGAGACCCCCAAGCCCGGCGACCCCCTCTTCGCCCGCGTGACCAACCGCATCCTGCTCGCGAACGCCGACCTGCTGCGCGCCGTGGCCGACTTCTGGACGGGGGAGGGCTGGCGGGTGCACGTCCTCTCCGACCGCTTCGAAGGGGAGGCGCGCGAGCTGGCGCGTTTCCACGCGGCCCTCGTCGGGTCGGCCCGGGCGCACGGCTTTCCCGACCGCCCCCCCTTCGTGCTCGCGAGCGGCGGCGAGGCATCGGTGACCGTGCGCGGAACCGGCCGGGGAGGCCGCAACCAGGCCTTTCTGGCTTGGCTGGCCCACTTCCTGGGACCGGAAGGCGCCTGGGCGCTGGCCGCCGACAGCGACGGCATCGACGGGAACAGCAACGCCGCCGGCGCGGTGCTGCGCCCCGACACCCTCGCCCGGGCCGCGGAGCTCGACCTCGACCTGCGCGCCCACCTCAGCCGCGATGACAGCCACGGCTTCTTCGACGCCCTGGGCGACCTCGTCGTCACCGGCCCCACCCACAACAACCTCAACGACCTGCGCGTCCTCGTCGTTGGCGCTTAA
- a CDS encoding VOC family protein has protein sequence MQVGFTWHELFAPQPEAAVAFLAGVCGGTVARAPLETPGGGPFLLLIQERRPVLGVMQPPGPGLPSWWDGYVAVPDLDAVLERASALGARIVFDAPMAAEGWGRFSFLIDPQGAGLGVIQPSANAAIGDPNPGVGWQKLAVDDPEAALAFYGALFDWREVGRLELPAGPCLLLGYGSERTGRLAIVRRGEGEATGWRYYLHVGRLEPALAAVRERGAAIVTGPHQVPGGGFAAVGVDPQGVGFALHAPRR, from the coding sequence ATGCAAGTCGGGTTTACCTGGCACGAGCTGTTCGCGCCGCAGCCGGAAGCGGCCGTCGCGTTCCTCGCCGGGGTGTGCGGCGGCACCGTGGCCCGGGCGCCCCTGGAGACGCCCGGCGGAGGGCCGTTCCTCCTGCTGATCCAGGAGCGCCGGCCGGTGCTGGGGGTGATGCAGCCGCCCGGGCCGGGCTTGCCTTCCTGGTGGGACGGCTACGTGGCTGTACCCGACCTCGACGCCGTCCTCGAACGGGCGTCCGCCCTGGGAGCGCGCATCGTCTTCGACGCCCCCATGGCGGCCGAGGGCTGGGGGCGGTTCAGCTTCCTGATCGATCCCCAGGGGGCCGGGTTGGGCGTCATCCAGCCGTCTGCGAACGCGGCGATCGGCGACCCCAACCCCGGCGTCGGCTGGCAGAAGCTGGCCGTGGACGACCCCGAGGCGGCGCTGGCGTTCTACGGCGCGCTCTTCGACTGGCGCGAGGTCGGGCGGCTGGAGCTGCCCGCAGGCCCCTGCCTCCTCCTCGGCTACGGTTCCGAGCGCACGGGCCGCCTCGCCATCGTTCGCCGCGGCGAGGGGGAGGCGACAGGCTGGCGCTACTATCTGCACGTCGGGCGCCTCGAGCCCGCGCTGGCGGCCGTGCGAGAACGCGGCGCCGCAATCGTCACGGGGCCTCATCAGGTACCGGGCGGAGGGTTCGCGGCCGTCGGCGTCGACCCCCAGGGTGTGGGTTTCGCGCTGCACGCACCCCGGCGTTAG
- a CDS encoding DHH family phosphoesterase encodes METINNQPEPHYWEKMRLVADVLRATDATVVIIAHEDPDGDAVGSTLGLARALRQLGKEVWWIVEPPRFLRFLPHEDEYHEPVDELPEDAVLVVLDSGDRHRAVGAPVEGFVINIDHHGSNSRFGQIHIVDPTKAAAAQMVKDLIDALEVEWTEEIATPVLTGLITDTGNFRFGNTTPEVLETAAELVGHGVKLAELTDRLQWRPPQYFKLMGMVLSTVQFHFDGLAVSAHVTRKMTEEAGSTEEDSDDFVGVIRYAEGSYVAVFLKEREGATKVSIRSRAGVSAQNIAVELGGGGHVPAAGATLEGVSLEEAYPRVLAAVEKELKRAGFLG; translated from the coding sequence ATGGAGACCATCAACAACCAACCCGAACCCCATTACTGGGAGAAGATGCGCCTGGTGGCCGACGTGCTGCGCGCCACCGACGCCACCGTCGTGATCATCGCCCACGAGGACCCCGACGGCGACGCCGTGGGCAGCACCCTGGGCCTGGCTCGAGCCCTGCGGCAGCTGGGCAAGGAGGTCTGGTGGATCGTCGAGCCGCCGCGGTTTTTGCGCTTCCTACCCCACGAGGACGAATACCACGAACCGGTCGACGAGCTGCCCGAAGACGCCGTCCTGGTCGTCCTCGACTCCGGCGACCGCCACAGGGCCGTGGGCGCCCCGGTCGAGGGCTTCGTGATCAACATCGACCACCACGGCTCCAACAGCCGCTTCGGCCAGATCCACATCGTGGACCCCACCAAGGCCGCTGCGGCCCAGATGGTCAAGGACCTGATCGACGCCCTCGAGGTCGAGTGGACCGAGGAAATCGCCACGCCGGTGCTCACCGGACTGATCACCGACACCGGCAACTTCCGCTTCGGCAACACCACGCCGGAGGTGCTCGAAACCGCCGCCGAGCTGGTGGGCCACGGCGTCAAGCTGGCCGAGCTGACCGACCGGCTGCAGTGGCGGCCGCCGCAGTACTTCAAGCTGATGGGCATGGTCCTCTCGACGGTGCAGTTCCACTTCGACGGCCTGGCCGTCAGCGCCCACGTCACCCGCAAGATGACCGAAGAGGCCGGCAGCACCGAGGAGGACTCCGACGACTTCGTGGGCGTGATCCGCTACGCCGAGGGCAGCTACGTGGCCGTCTTCCTCAAGGAGCGCGAAGGGGCCACCAAGGTCTCGATCCGCAGCCGCGCCGGCGTGAGCGCCCAGAACATCGCCGTCGAGCTGGGGGGCGGCGGCCACGTGCCCGCCGCGGGCGCGACCCTGGAGGGGGTTTCGCTCGAGGAGGCCTACCCGCGGGTGCTGGCGGCGGTGGAAAAAGAGCTGAAACGCGCAGGGTTCCTGGGCTAG